Within Elizabethkingia sp. JS20170427COW, the genomic segment GATATTTCTATTAAACATTAGGTAAACCGCAAGAGCTACCATTACCCCTACGATTACGAACTTGATATATTTATTCATTTTTAAATTTTGATTTGCAAAGATACTAATTTTGATAGTATTATAAAGTAGTATTTATCCTCTCAAAGGTCTGAAAATACATATCCAAAGGATTTTTCTCATCTTTAGGAATAAATTCTTCTTGCGTTAATATCCAAACTTTAGGATTTATTTCCGGGAAGAAAACATCAGCTTCTGTTTCCACCTCCACTCTTGTCATTTCTATTTTGTCGGCTTGTTCTAAAGATTGCTTAAAAACTTCCCCTCCACCGATTACAAAAACCTCATCATCGATTTTCTTGGCAAACTTCAAAGCTTCTTTTAAGGAACCTACTATTAAAATCCCCTCTTGAAACCAATCTTTCCTTCTAGAAATTACGATATTGGTACGGTTAGGAAGAGGTTTCCCTATAGATTCATAAGTCTTTCTTCCCATTATCACAGGGTGGCCTTGGGTAATTTCTTTAAAATGCTTCAGATCCTTGGGTTGATGCCAAAGGAGCTGATTATCTTTTCCTATTTCATTCTTCTTGCCTGCGGCAACAACTAATGTTATCATTATTTTTAT encodes:
- a CDS encoding dihydrofolate reductase translates to MITLVVAAGKKNEIGKDNQLLWHQPKDLKHFKEITQGHPVIMGRKTYESIGKPLPNRTNIVISRRKDWFQEGILIVGSLKEALKFAKKIDDEVFVIGGGEVFKQSLEQADKIEMTRVEVETEADVFFPEINPKVWILTQEEFIPKDEKNPLDMYFQTFERINTTL